DNA sequence from the Coffea eugenioides isolate CCC68of chromosome 9, Ceug_1.0, whole genome shotgun sequence genome:
TGCAGAATTTCTAAATCTCTTGTTATAGATCatcttcttttttaaaaaaaaaaattaattttataaataccagttttttcttcttcatgaAGGGCAGAGCTGTTTCATTATTGTGCTTTTTTCATGTCCTTAATATTATAGTTAATCTTAATCCATTTTCAGATTGATTTCCATTGTTGTCTGATAAGTGTTTGTTCATACACTTGCATGAATTTTACGCTCAGGGCTTGACATGGCTTCTTCCAGAACGGTTTTCAGAGTCAGAAATTGGACCAGAAGCAGGTTTTGTGAAATTTTGGTAACATTGGCTCTTATTATATAACAAGTTTACAAGTTTTAAAGCTTATTTCTATCTTCCAATGCTTTTATACCTTATCATGAAAATGTAGGTGAATGTGGATTATTAGAATCTTGTTGTCCACTTGGTTGTTTTGATTTGGAGAGCTGTAAACTGTATTTGGTCATATTAAGTCTGTAATGTTCTTAAACTATTTTCTTCCGCTATTCCCCCTTATCCCGAGCTTcactattttcttttctttctttgcgtTGGTGGTTTTGGTTAATAGGAATGGGGTAATCTAGTTGAACTGTCAAATAGATATAATAAATGTCTACTTGCAGTAACTTCATTTTTGGGCATAATCACTGCTGTACATGAACACATCATCGAGACAACTCCAACTCAAAGAAACACTGGGCAGGTTGAGTCCTCTTCCTTCCCATACTCACTATGCATAACTTTGCTTAAGGACTTGGAAACATTGGTTGAAGTTGCAGCTCAACAAATTTTTGGTGATGATAGAAAATGGAACTTCATTGCTGCCACAGAGGCTACCAAGTAAGGGGAATGTATAATTGGCTTTCCTTCAACACCTATAACTTAGATTTGTTACTGTTCATAGTGACACCATTACTTGGTTGTCCAAAATGTTACAGGGTGTTAGTTAGGCTAGCTATATTTTGGAACAGTGGGTACAAAATGGTCTTGCACGGTGGAGAGTCTGTAAATATTGAGAAGGGACGAGATGCTTATAACTCCCAACAGAGGCAAGGGCACTTTGCCAATCCTGGAAACCTTAATGGGACTTATTATTATGGTCAGGCCCCATGGAATCTTGAAGGAAGGGCACTGTCGGCTTTGAGTAGGTTTGGAGCGAATGCCAGGATGTTATCTGAGCCGACACGGTTGCTTAGGGTTCAACACCAGCAAGCAATCATGGAGCCTCCAAGTAATtgtatttttatcaattttaagTAGACAATGTTATTAGAACATGAATATTCAGTCgatccttttctttctttatgtcATCACAGTTAAGACAGCTGAGAAACCTAGCCTTTCCAGCATCTTGTCAGAAAAAGGTGTTTATGGGGGCTTGTTTCTGATGGGGGAAGTAATGTTTATTGTAAGGCCTCTTGTTTATGTGTTACTGATAAGAAAGAATGGCACTCAGTCTTGGTTTCCATGGTTTACGTCGCTGGCCATAGACCTAATTGCAAATGGTGTTCTTTCATATGTGACTGCATTGAGGACTATCAGGAAAGACCCCCTTTTTGATCTTTCCAACCAAGAGAGGGATGAGGTTAGTCACATTAATAGGTTGTCAATTTATCTCGAGTCAATTTCTGTTGCTTTTATGGCATGACTGCTTGAAATCTATTGTGGATCTTTCACCTTAGCCATAAAATGGGGGCCTTTTTTGCTTTCTCTATATGTAGCCTCTGCAAGATATTGCCAACTACAAAGGATGAATGGAATGGTTACTCAGGGTGTACTTATCCCATTCTGAGAGAGATTTATTCTGTAAACATTTCGGATTTACGAGTTTGACCTTCTTGCATGCCTGAATGTCCTCACTGTTTGTGTCGTTTTTGGTATAAACAGGACAATTTCATTCTCCAAGTATTTCACTGCAGTTTGCATTTGGACCTTTAGCGTCTGAAAGTGATTTGTGCTATTTTTCtaaattcattttcttgatatggTTATGAGACAGCTAAGGAGGAGGAAGCTTATGTGGGCTCTTTACCTTATGAGAGATCCTTTCTTTATGAAGTACACACGGTAAATATCTGCTACATCTATTCATGCTTGTTTACTTCTGCATTGAAGGGTTTAgggctttttttttggggggggggttGGGGTTGGGGTGGGGGAGTATGAATTGCTGATGGTTGGTGAATTTTTCAGGAAAAGACTTGACCATACCCAAAAGCTACTAGAGCCTGTACCTGTCATAGGGTTTTTTGCAGGTATTGTAGATGCCTTTTCACaattggcttttcttattatttAGTATTTTTAGTTATATGGCAGTAGACATATTTCCCATGCAAAATTTTCTCTTGATATGCAGAAAAACTTATTGAACTTAGTATTGGAGCACAGACACGCTACACCTACATGTCAGGTTCATGATGAAATTTATTTCTTCTGCATGATTTAGAGGTGAAGTATTCCCAAATCAGGGAGCAATATTTGGAGTTTTTACCAGGAGTAATACTTCTAGTGCAAATTGTTGTATCAAATGTTGGTTTCCTCGGTAAAACGTACACAAGGTCAATGTTGTAGTCCCTTGCATCAACCAAGCACACCACAGTTCTAATAAACAGTAACTTGTAATAGTTAAACAGTTTCACAAACAATTACTTATAATACTTCCATCAATTAGAAACTGTGGCACAACAAATTAGTACTTGCTTTGTTATTTGCTTTTGCTGTGCCTGTTGAATTTTTAAATACATATGGAAGGCCTGTATTTACTCTTTTCTAGTCCCTCCCCTTTCCTCCAATTAggtagaaaatgaaaaacagaCAATGAAAGGCCGTGATTTTCCTCTTCTGATGGTAAGCTCCATTTTTTCTTCTCCTCGGAATTTACGGAAGATTTGAAAATGTGTGCCTCGTGTAATTGTATGCCAGCATTAGTTATAACTCTTTTGAGTAATTATTAATCAGACAGTGTGACACGTGCTGCCAAGTTGATTTGCATTCTATGTTTTACTATAGATGCATTGAATTTCGTCCTTACTACTAAAAGGTGACAAATAAAATATTGCTGGATTTACAATTCCATTTCTACATTACCTTGCGCCTGTATGAATGTGTAACGGCTTTCTTCTTTTCAACTGCGATTTGGTGCGAGTATAGGTTGAATTTGCTGATTTTCTCGTACTAAATTTGAGTGATTTTcagtttttttcatttttcctttctttcttccctttaTATTCTTCCTTTATGTTCAAATTCCAACCTTTCATCGTGGGGTGTgcgtgtgagagagagagagagagagttctgAAAGCAGCAGAGTTTAGAAACATCTTGATGATTATATCATCAGGCAGTTCCATTTTTCATGAATACACAGAACCTGCTCTGAGCAACAAATTTCACTTGAGAATGTGAGATCAATAATGCTCTATGCCTATCAAGTTTCTTTGGAATTGAAGATAATGTCGTTTACAACCTTAATTTCACGTGGGCGAAAACCTACAAGAATTGATTTACAACCACTACCTTCAGAGACAGATATACTCTATAAATTCCGGTGCACCTAGGCCTTCACAGAAAATCTGAAATAAGTAAATGCCATATAATAGTAACAAGTAACAAAAATGAGGTGTTCGGCATCACTTTTCTGATGTCTTGCTGAGCTCCTCCCAATTAATTTCCCGTGCACATTCTCCACAGACAGTGCTGCAACCCATTTTTGTGCCCTGACTTCGAAGTGTCAGCAGATGGGAGAGATTTGTACATTTTCTCGTAATCATCCGGTTTCTTGCGCGTGAAGTTGTGGATTCAAGATTGATTTCAGGAGCAGGGGGAACTGTGTTTCTGCGAGCTGGTTTTTCATCAAATGAAGTTTCCTCGAGAGGTATTGTCTGCTGCTCATGTGCAAATTTGTTATTCTTCTCCTGCTGATCAAATGTAGATGCATCAGGTGAAACTCGTTGCACTTCCTCCCATTCAAAAGTTCTCCTGTATACTTCCCAAGCCATCTCTTGTTCCTCTTTTGACAGCTTTTCCTCTTCATTCTCTTGCAAGAGAGTTTCATGTTCATGATAATGTGCAATCCATCTATATGTGTAGCACAACTTTATTAGTGAATATGCATAAGACTGCATTAGACATACAGCCAAGTTTACCATACAAGCTGAAGGTCCAAAAAGAAATGCAGCACAAGCTCGACTATTAATCTCTTGGTGGACACAAGCAACTGATCGTCACAAAAACAAAATTGTTTTCCATATTGGTAGTGAACTTGTAACCTACCTAAGATAATGCAGTATTAAGTTCTCATGAAATAATCTCATAGACACTCGAAACGAAAACAATTGGAGACCTAGATCAGTCATTGAAggatacaagaagaaagcctccCAACTAATCAGAAACAAGTCCATAAATATTCTAGTCGTTTGAAGAAACACTACTGTCTTTCCATAAACAGTAGGAAAATAGACAATCTAAAAGTCTAAAGATACTTACCAACTACCATTTACAAACAAGCTCACACCAAAGGtaaaaagaaaacaacatagGTTAGGACCAACAGAAATGGAAGCGGGAAAGACTCTCAAGGCAGACATGGCTTGCAGAATGTCAGGAGTGAATCGAGAACAAAAAGTGCACACAGAATGTCAGATATTTGCCCAAACTTTGTAATTTCCAAGTTTGATACCTTaatatttatttgctttttatACCTGCCAGGGTTGAAGTAGATTGAAGAAATATCTAAGGTATTAAATAAGAATTAATCTTTCatacactgacaatgtatataCTGTTAgtattggatgaatgacaactatgcaaaatttgaatttgaaattcaacttttgcacacatgtcatgaatctaacgatgatagtgtatacactatcagtgtatataagatttagtCATTAAATAATGTCAACACTGTCACCAAAAGACATTTGATTTTCACAATATTGATCAACTAATTAGTCATCTACTTTTAACTAGGTTGAGATAAGTGTTGCAAGTTGAAGCTGGCTAATTTCTTGACATTTGATCACGCCAGGCAGGAAATAGATTTCTGTGTATTACGTCTTTGAATCATTCTAGAGCCTTGATAAAGAAGGGCTGAGAATATGTAATGTAAACACATAGCATTAAGACTTTCTGGGATTATGAGAAAGATACTGTTACTGGCAAACTACCTAAAGCACTACGAAAAGCTCTATCATCAAGATAGCAAAAGCACCAAATGTCAGGTAGGCATAGCGAGAAAGATACTGTTACTGGCTAACCACCTAAAGCACTACGAAAAGCTCTATCATCATGATAGCAAAAGCACCAGATGTCAGGTAGCCATAGCAAATAAACACATCTCACTCACTCGTCCGGAAGAGTGAAACTCCATATAGGGTGTCGTGATCCGACTGTAGTTTGACACAAAACTTGCAATAACCACACACTGACAATGCCTTGCCAATCACCTTTGACAAATTCTCATGCCACTATTGAATGATAAACTAGAAGACAGACATATTAACTTCTTTTATATAGAGGCAAAACCTCCCGGAAAtgaaaattacaattcattGTCTGCTTTTCTTGATCCTAATAtcttcaaggaaaaaaaaaggtatttaTTGGTAGTTAAAACACCTATTTATTATCTCAATCTTTTTCTACAGAATCTTACAAATTCTGAAAATTTTATGCAGGAAGGTGCAAGCAGGAAAAGCAAAATTGCTTAACTTCATTCCCATGCATATACACAAGAAACCAACATTCCCACACTTCTAATTAAACACAAACAAAAGCAATGGTGCAGGTTAGAGATTTGCACATGATAGAAGTCAGAATGTAAGCTCTCATTAACTTCACACCCAAAAAATATCTTGAGCATGTTAACAAAGCCTACCTTGGTTGATGCCTGGCAATCAAGCTCTGCATCAATTTATCTGAGGATGTGCCTCCAGAAGTTAAAGGGACTTTCTGCTTTAAAACTGCTCCAATATTACTGCTTACATGAAAATCAGCTGCATCTATTTTCTCTTGTCCTGACTCATGCAGCGGATCAGGATTTTCATCATCACCAAAGTCAAAAAGATGCAACATTTCTTCCTTTGATATAGTTCTATGTACTTGCTGCCGGTCAACCACCCTTGCAGCAAGTCCTTCCTTGGTCACCTGTTAACATCGTCCTTGCTTGTTTTGGTCACACGCAAGTTAAAGAGAACATGAAATAGGACTTTGATCAAATATTACCTGACGCTTGTAGATTTTCTCCTCCATTGTTCCATGACCCAGCAATCGATAAGCAAAGACTGGCTTCGTCTGCCCATACCTGCAACAATAGGTAATACTatgttaaaattaaaattttatcatctCATATCTTGCTCAACATTCATACCTGCTCAAAACCCAAAACACACCTCCAAACCCGAAATATAGCCTGAAGATCATAGGTTGGATTCCATGAGCCATCAACTATAATTACACGATTAGCAGCATGAAGATTGATACCCAACGATCCAGCTCTAGTTGATATCAAAGTGCACTTAACCCTTCTGTTCGTCGGCTCATTAAACCTCTCCACCAGTTTCTGCCTTTCAGAGCCCGCTGTTCTTCCATCTAGCCTGTAATGACCCAATGATCTCATAAAGCAGACCACTCTTTTCTATCGAAGTCAATAATAGTTAAGGAACTTTAACAAGGGGGTAATCACATTTGAGTGATGTAAAAACTCGACCCAACTAGAAGATCATCATTAAAGGGAGTACCAAACTCTATGGCCCAAATGAGTTAGGAGCTGCGAAAGCCAGTGAGATAGCCTTAATTATCTACTCCACTCTCTAGTGCTGATTCTTTTTCACGTTTTGAACAAAACCATTAActtttccaattgaaaaatCACAAACATGATGGTAACAAAAGAACCCATCCACAAGTAAAAAGAATAAACCAGCAGGGACATCTTCATTCGAGAAAATTGAGAAAAGCAAGTGACAAAATAGCAGCAGAACTAAAGGTGATGACCTCGTGTTATGCTTAAGAAATCTACTAATGAATACTACTGTATGAAGTACTATATTGGCTTTTCTAGAAAGCAAGCATCTTTAAACAGGCCTCAAAATCCCCAGTTGTGGCACCCAATATAGAGAATCGTCTCAACAAGCAGCACCAAAACCACCGCAACTTAGGGGTGAGTAAACCACAGTTCAATAATATAAGGACATTTTTGTCAGCAGCTCTACGGAAGTAACTACACTAAATGTCAAAAGTCTCATGAAGCGTTACAACTGCACTAAAGTGCTCCTCATTACCCCTCAAAGGCTTAATGTTTTCTGCATTCTTGCTAGTATACATGTCAAGATCATAAATGTCAATAGAAAAACAGTAGAGGTTCGAGGAGCCAAAGAACAGCATACACGTCCAATTTCATAAGGGAAATTTGCAACACTCTAATCCTGGACACTCAAAGGAAACGTCAACAAGATATTTGCGCAACATCAAGTCAAAAGCTTCCCAATTCTCAATAACAGCAGCATCTAGGGTGGAAAGAGAAAATGATTTTAGAAGAACTAAGGTGATCATAATATGAGAAGAAACTGCAAATCCACATTAATTAATATGCTTATGCATCAATTTGTTGAGACAGTGTGGACATACCTGTACCAGTCTTTTCCTCGTTTCCAACATTTCCCAAGTTTCCCTGGACGAGGTAATTTTGAAAGATAAAACTCAATTAGATCCAAAGTTGACAAGCTCTGACTAAACACCAATGCCTTGTCTCCCATATTAGAGCACAACGTCAGAACATCAAGTAGCAGGACCATTTTCCCACCATAGTCAACCTCCTTATAGGTATTCTCCTGAAGGAGATCTCTCCACCAATCCTGGTTAACATTTGAACGGACGAAACACTGAGTCAAATGTAAAAACagagaagaaacaaaaaatgaaacgGCAAGCCAAAAGTTGAATTCGAAGTAGGATGGTAAAAACCTGATGAAGATAGCCATTATCATTTCTGCCAAGCTTTtctgaaaaaaaatttaaacattaTCATGACATCAAAGTTTAATATAAGGGAAAGATAGAATCAGTGACAATCCTATACAATAAATACAGAAAAAGCACACGGGATCTGCACTAAGGGGAGACAGCCAAATGTTTGTAAAATCTAGGGTTAATAAAGGTGAATGGATGCAAACGAAACTTCCATCAAGTGGCAGCTCACAAGTCATCTACAGTTGGGTGTAAAATTTCTGAAGTTCAATCTTTGTACAAATTCTAATGCACTTTGCAACCAAAAATACACAATTAAACCCAAGCATATGTAAAAGCAAATGGATAATGCTGATTTATGACAAACAGATAACTAGAACAAGAAGGGTTAACAATTTATATATGTCTGCTGAAAGTAATGCACAGTGATAACACAATAAAAAAACCAGAGCTTCCTCTAATTGGAAAGAGATATATTCAATGTGTTCAACATAGTCTGTTTGCTTGCCTGCAACAAACACtatctcaaaaactattcaGGACATTGTTCTTCCTTCACTTCAACTAAGTTCAGTATTTAATTCAACATAAATTACTTCGCCGACAACAGTTGACTCTTAATGCATGCAGTACTAAACAGCAACCCAATTGAAATACCATACAGCCTCTAACTTTAGACAGAATAGTTAGTTATAGGAGTTTTAAAGCTAGTACTGGAACAAAGCCAACAGTGGTGGTGATAGTGAGTGAAACAAGATTAAAAAAATTCTGATAATATGATCCATTGATATAGTTCAACAATACCGATATCAATTAGGCATAGGCACTGCCACTACCAGGGGGTCTCATTTTTGACTGTTCAAATCCCAAAGTAAGAGCTTTGATTTTCACTTTCAAACCTCTACCAGAACTTTATTGTATACAACTATTACATCCTAATGAATGAATTAATTCATCCAGTAATACACAATTAACACATAGCCCCACTTTGATCTTGATAACACATCTTTCTATcattaaatgaaaagaaatgaCAACAGGATATAATTTGTAACAAGGAACTTCTGGCTTCATTTGAAATATCTCCAGCAAATTATGCTCTCCTGGTaataaataagtaaaaaaaCACACAGCAGGTACTAATTTCAAGTCAAAGAAATCTAATCCTCTACCATCCAGAATGAGTTTACATATCAAAATCCCATCTTTATGGCTTTTTTGCAACTTATATCAAGGGTATCATCAATTAGTTGATAGAAGTTCTACCTGCCCCAACCAGAAAGTTATGGATCAACTATTTAATGATCTTGTAACTATTCACATCATAGATATCTAGAGAACAAAATCCTCATTCTTAGTCCCCCTAACAATCTGGACTTGAAAAAATAGACATATCTGCCAGGTATAAGGGCCTGAGACCTAAATGTCAAAAAAATCATGTCCGTGTAGTGGAACCACTCTTATGTATAAAGATAGgattttttaaaattgattGCCATGCTTGTCAATATAAAAAAATCATTTACAAATAAGGCAATCAATAAGAACCAAAAAATTGCAACAAGTACCAAAGTTGGATCAGCCACAACTAAATAAAGTGTACCTCCAGCAATCAAATTATAATCTACGTTCTCATCAGATGAGCTTTCATCGCCTCCAAAATTCTCAACAACATCCTCATGTCTAACAGTGTCTTTGTCTTCTTTCATTAATTGCAAAACTCCAGGATGGTTCCATATCTGTAAGGTTTGGTCCAGTACATGGGTATACAAAAGTCAAGAAGAAACATCAAGTCAATGCAACTAAGTTTGTTTCTCTAAACCAAAACAGAGGAATGCTAACTTGCAATGATAATCTTAAAGTGAAAACCAGTCCATTAAAACCACAGCCAATCACCCAAAAAATCAGTTAAACGCTTGCATAAAAgattacaattccagtgataaAATGAAGTAGCTACTTTATTTGTCTATTGGAAATGATTCATAATCAAGAAAATTATTTGTTTTCACTTAGAAGGACTGTCATTACAAAAGATAATCAAACAGCACAAATacctttcatttgaaaattttgctt
Encoded proteins:
- the LOC113783440 gene encoding peroxisome biogenesis protein 16-like → MEAYKRWVRANKDYVHSLEALANGLTWLLPERFSESEIGPEAVTSFLGIITAVHEHIIETTPTQRNTGQVESSSFPYSLCITLLKDLETLVEVAAQQIFGDDRKWNFIAATEATKVLVRLAIFWNSGYKMVLHGGESVNIEKGRDAYNSQQRQGHFANPGNLNGTYYYGQAPWNLEGRALSALSRFGANARMLSEPTRLLRVQHQQAIMEPPIKTAEKPSLSSILSEKGVYGGLFLMGEVMFIVRPLVYVLLIRKNGTQSWFPWFTSLAIDLIANGVLSYVTALRTIRKDPLFDLSNQERDELRRRKLMWALYLMRDPFFMKYTRKRLDHTQKLLEPVPVIGFFAEKLIELSIGAQTRYTYMSGS